The following proteins are co-located in the Acidobacteriota bacterium genome:
- the ispE gene encoding 4-(cytidine 5'-diphospho)-2-C-methyl-D-erythritol kinase, whose amino-acid sequence MAWTTLAPAKVNLDLRMRGLRSDGYHLVHTVLQSIAIADRLTLDVSEGPFMLTCDTPGVPTDDTNLAWRGALAMARALGRDIDGLQLHLEKHVPAEAGLGGGSADACAAARLVAAWAGHAMPDADLAAIVRPLGADVAYFAHGGTMRGEGIGDELTPMPDEPPATVVLVRPPFGVSTRDAYGWFDSGAGVAEEDVASYGNDLQAPVAAHHPSITTIVTRLRDAGARLAAMSGSGSACFGLFDPAMDVSALLAGWPAGTRVWQTPLLGRAEYGKCRECREC is encoded by the coding sequence ATGGCGTGGACCACACTCGCCCCGGCCAAAGTCAATCTCGACCTGCGCATGCGCGGCCTGCGGAGCGACGGGTATCACCTCGTCCACACGGTCCTGCAGTCGATCGCGATCGCCGATCGCCTCACGCTTGACGTGAGCGAAGGGCCGTTCATGCTGACGTGCGACACGCCTGGCGTGCCGACCGACGACACGAACCTGGCGTGGAGGGGCGCGCTGGCCATGGCTCGCGCGCTCGGGCGCGACATCGACGGCCTGCAGTTGCATCTCGAGAAGCACGTACCCGCTGAAGCGGGGCTTGGCGGCGGTAGCGCGGACGCGTGCGCCGCGGCGCGTCTCGTGGCCGCATGGGCCGGGCACGCGATGCCCGACGCGGACCTGGCCGCCATCGTGCGCCCGCTCGGTGCGGACGTCGCGTACTTCGCGCATGGCGGCACGATGCGCGGCGAAGGCATCGGCGACGAGTTGACCCCCATGCCTGACGAACCGCCCGCGACTGTCGTCCTCGTGCGTCCGCCGTTCGGGGTGTCGACACGCGACGCATACGGATGGTTCGATTCGGGAGCGGGTGTCGCCGAAGAGGACGTGGCCAGCTATGGCAACGACCTGCAGGCACCTGTCGCCGCCCACCATCCCTCCATCACGACCATCGTCACTCGCCTGCGGGACGCCGGCGCTCGCCTCGCCGCCATGTCTGGCAGCGGATCGGCGTGCTTCGGTCTGTTCGACCCTGCGATGGACGTCTCGGCTCTCCTGGCCGGTTGGCCCGCCGGTACGCGCGTGTGGCAGACGCCACTCCTCGGCCGGGCTGAATACGGGAAATGCCGGGAATGCCGGGAATGCTGA
- a CDS encoding tetratricopeptide repeat protein: MLSLVLLAVTLVVQPAPAGPGGGSTARAEAYQAFLEARRLESTGDAAGAIAALERAATLDESPGILTELGQLYARHDRADDARRVAGQALTRDADNADAHWLLGMLGVPASAMQGDRVAPRDRAAVDTAIGHLEKAAAGRTYDTNIPMVLGRLYLQVGRAADAATVLRSVYDGDGGSLETGALLAQALERTDRRDEALGVLEEVLDAEPGYFRARVQQAELLERARRWREAATAYGLAADENPKAVELRLRQATALLGADDADQARRVLEQAVEAHPTDLQARYLLAQAQRQLGDGEGAERNARVLLAIAPTDVRGPLALSQVHADRGEHRQVVDLLTPLVEQGRIANAQSAAGVTMRLANAHMALGERDAAIGVIEKARAARADSILDAYLLQTLVVTRQFDRAIALGRDLRTARPGDVQIGRLLAQAYIGAKQPDEAVALLEGERTRRPDDPSTALALASTLADAGREPQALKLLDDTEQAFGSQVGYWFQRGAILERLGRRAEAKIAFRKGLAVQPDHAPSLNYLGYMLVEDGVSFDEAVTMIRKALEADPDNGSYLDSLGWAYFKQGRIKDARQPLQRAAAIETTNSVIQDHLGDVLLALGDKRGAVAAWERALAGDNESTDATAIRSKIERARGR; the protein is encoded by the coding sequence ATGCTGTCTCTTGTCCTGTTGGCCGTGACGCTGGTGGTCCAGCCTGCACCTGCCGGTCCGGGCGGTGGGTCCACGGCGCGTGCCGAGGCGTATCAGGCCTTCCTCGAAGCGCGGCGGCTGGAGTCGACCGGCGACGCCGCGGGTGCCATCGCGGCGCTCGAACGAGCCGCAACGCTCGACGAATCTCCGGGGATCCTCACGGAACTGGGGCAGCTCTACGCCCGACACGATCGGGCCGACGATGCGCGGCGCGTGGCCGGACAGGCCCTGACGCGCGACGCCGACAACGCCGACGCGCACTGGCTGCTCGGGATGCTGGGCGTGCCGGCGTCGGCGATGCAGGGCGACAGGGTGGCCCCGCGCGATCGTGCGGCTGTCGACACGGCGATCGGACACCTCGAGAAGGCCGCGGCCGGCCGTACCTACGACACCAACATCCCGATGGTGCTCGGCCGCCTGTACCTGCAGGTCGGCCGCGCGGCCGATGCCGCCACGGTCCTGCGATCGGTCTACGACGGCGACGGTGGGTCGCTCGAGACGGGGGCCCTGCTGGCGCAGGCCCTCGAGCGGACCGACAGGCGTGACGAGGCCCTCGGCGTACTGGAAGAAGTGCTCGACGCCGAACCGGGCTACTTCAGGGCGCGCGTGCAGCAGGCCGAACTGCTGGAGCGTGCGCGGCGCTGGCGCGAAGCGGCGACGGCGTACGGGTTGGCCGCCGACGAGAACCCGAAGGCCGTCGAGTTGCGGCTTCGGCAGGCGACGGCGCTGCTCGGCGCCGACGATGCCGACCAGGCCAGACGCGTGCTCGAGCAGGCCGTCGAGGCACACCCCACCGATCTGCAGGCGCGGTACCTGCTCGCGCAGGCGCAGCGTCAGTTGGGTGACGGCGAGGGGGCGGAGCGCAACGCGCGCGTCCTTCTGGCGATTGCGCCCACCGATGTGCGCGGACCGCTGGCGTTGTCGCAGGTTCACGCCGACCGCGGCGAGCATCGTCAGGTGGTGGATCTCCTGACGCCGCTTGTCGAACAGGGCCGCATCGCCAACGCGCAGTCAGCGGCCGGCGTGACGATGAGGCTGGCCAATGCGCACATGGCGCTCGGGGAGCGGGATGCCGCGATCGGCGTGATCGAGAAGGCGCGGGCGGCGCGTGCCGACTCCATCCTGGACGCATACCTGCTGCAGACACTCGTGGTGACCAGGCAGTTCGATCGGGCCATCGCGCTCGGTCGCGACTTGCGTACCGCGCGCCCGGGCGACGTCCAGATCGGGCGGTTGCTCGCGCAGGCGTACATCGGCGCGAAGCAGCCCGACGAGGCCGTGGCGCTGCTCGAAGGCGAACGAACGCGGCGTCCTGACGACCCGTCGACGGCGCTCGCACTGGCGAGCACGCTCGCCGATGCCGGCCGTGAGCCGCAGGCGTTGAAGCTGCTCGACGACACCGAGCAGGCCTTCGGCAGTCAGGTGGGCTACTGGTTCCAGCGTGGGGCGATCCTCGAACGGCTCGGGCGACGTGCCGAAGCGAAGATCGCGTTCAGGAAGGGACTGGCCGTCCAACCCGATCACGCGCCGTCGCTCAACTACCTGGGCTACATGCTGGTCGAAGACGGCGTCTCGTTCGACGAGGCCGTGACGATGATCCGGAAGGCCCTCGAGGCCGATCCCGACAATGGCTCCTATCTCGACAGCCTCGGGTGGGCCTACTTCAAGCAGGGCAGGATCAAGGACGCGCGCCAACCGCTCCAGCGGGCCGCGGCGATCGAGACGACCAACTCGGTCATCCAGGACCATCTTGGCGATGTGCTGCTGGCGCTTGGCGACAAACGCGGCGCCGTGGCGGCGTGGGAGCGCGCGCTGGCCGGCGACAACGAGTCGACCGACGCCACCGCCATCAGGAGCAAGATCGAGCGCGCACGTGGGCGTTAG
- a CDS encoding glycosyltransferase family 9 protein, protein MRVLIVRLRLIGDVVFTTPVIGALRRAMPDAHLSYLVEPAAAPVVGHHPALDEVIPAPRTRGWQRVCDDLALGRRLRRGRYDVVLDLHSGPRASWLTWLSGAPRRIGFAVQGREWMYTDVVARPREIRPRHSVENQWDLLAPLLPDLAPPTPAGDPVMMVHAPGADDSVDAWMQRESLSNGQDLVVVHVSAGNAFRRWPLPSFVELAERLSAVDRNRRIILTSGPSEAAAAAEVVRLVRERRPESPEAVRTCGDMSLDELHALIGRASLYIGGDSGPLHVAATTTTPIVGLYGPTLAVRSAPWRDPRVPSVAVDAGQLPCRPCEQRVCVPGDFRCLTHITVDAVVAAAERALTPGAAGARAD, encoded by the coding sequence GTGCGCGTGCTCATCGTCAGACTGCGGCTGATCGGCGACGTCGTCTTCACGACGCCCGTCATCGGCGCGCTGCGGCGGGCCATGCCCGATGCGCATCTGTCCTATCTCGTCGAGCCGGCGGCGGCACCTGTCGTCGGTCACCATCCGGCGCTCGACGAGGTGATTCCGGCGCCTCGGACGCGGGGATGGCAGCGCGTGTGCGACGACCTGGCACTGGGGCGGCGGCTCCGTCGCGGACGGTACGACGTGGTCCTCGATCTTCACAGCGGTCCGCGCGCCTCGTGGCTCACCTGGCTCAGCGGCGCCCCCCGACGGATCGGGTTCGCCGTGCAAGGCCGCGAGTGGATGTACACCGACGTGGTGGCCCGGCCACGGGAGATCCGGCCACGCCACTCCGTGGAGAACCAGTGGGATCTACTCGCACCACTGCTGCCCGACCTCGCCCCACCGACACCCGCCGGCGACCCGGTGATGATGGTGCACGCGCCTGGCGCCGATGATTCGGTGGACGCCTGGATGCAGCGTGAGAGCCTTTCCAACGGACAAGACCTCGTCGTGGTGCATGTGAGCGCGGGCAACGCCTTTCGCCGGTGGCCGCTGCCGTCCTTTGTCGAGTTGGCGGAGCGCCTATCGGCAGTTGACCGCAATCGTCGTATCATCCTGACGTCCGGACCATCAGAGGCGGCGGCTGCCGCAGAGGTGGTTCGTCTGGTGCGTGAGCGCCGGCCCGAATCCCCGGAGGCCGTTCGAACCTGTGGGGACATGTCGTTGGACGAGTTGCATGCCTTGATTGGCCGGGCGTCGCTCTACATCGGCGGAGATAGTGGGCCCCTGCACGTGGCCGCCACCACCACGACGCCGATAGTGGGACTGTACGGGCCCACGCTGGCGGTGCGGTCGGCACCCTGGCGTGACCCGCGGGTTCCGAGTGTGGCGGTCGATGCCGGGCAACTGCCCTGCCGGCCGTGCGAACAACGTGTCTGTGTGCCGGGCGACTTCCGGTGCCTGACGCACATCACCGTCGACGCGGTCGTCGCGGCAGCAGAACGGGCACTGACGCCCGGAGCCGCAGGCGCCCGTGCCGACTGA
- a CDS encoding O-antigen ligase family protein yields the protein MPTEKDVEHDVTAPALRTARMDRLETLSLSVLLCFVAALQLSVAASGVLLALTLLCWVALLVTREEEQFGVPRFFWPLAVYAAVTLISSTASVDPGVSIVDSKQLVLFLIVPLVYRLARGHRAHLFASVIIAVGAASALVGLFQYGFLQFDNLGRRPEGMLTHYMTYSGALMLVACVAGARVLFGRHDRTWPMLVLPAILVALGLTFTRSAWVGLCIGMAVLLSLRDRRLVAGIPVALALAIVVAPSSVTDRFYSIFDLQDPTNRDRVAMLKSGAAMVEDHPLTGVGPDQVKAVYQVYRVPESVQPLNVHLHNVPMQIAAERGLPALVVWLWFVITVARDLYRRVQHRTGATRALAAGALASLVAMLGAGFFEYNFGDSEFLMLLLVILTLPFAAERPESVHGHP from the coding sequence GTGCCGACTGAGAAGGATGTCGAGCACGACGTGACAGCGCCGGCACTGCGCACCGCACGCATGGACCGCCTCGAGACCCTCTCGCTGTCGGTGCTCCTGTGCTTCGTCGCGGCGCTGCAGTTATCGGTGGCCGCGTCCGGGGTGCTGCTCGCCCTCACCCTGCTCTGCTGGGTCGCCCTCCTCGTGACGCGCGAGGAGGAGCAGTTCGGCGTCCCGCGCTTCTTCTGGCCACTGGCGGTATACGCCGCCGTCACGCTCATCTCGTCGACCGCCTCCGTCGATCCGGGCGTGAGCATCGTGGACTCCAAGCAACTGGTGCTCTTCCTGATCGTGCCGCTGGTGTACCGTCTGGCACGCGGGCATCGGGCACACCTGTTCGCCTCCGTGATCATCGCGGTGGGCGCCGCGAGCGCGCTCGTCGGCCTGTTCCAGTACGGCTTCCTCCAGTTCGACAACCTCGGCCGCCGGCCGGAGGGCATGCTCACGCACTACATGACGTACTCGGGGGCCTTGATGCTCGTGGCGTGCGTTGCCGGGGCTCGCGTGCTCTTCGGACGCCACGACAGGACGTGGCCGATGCTGGTGCTGCCGGCGATCCTCGTCGCGCTCGGACTCACCTTCACGCGAAGCGCGTGGGTGGGCCTCTGCATCGGCATGGCCGTCCTGCTCTCGCTGCGCGACCGCCGGCTCGTGGCGGGCATTCCCGTGGCGCTGGCCCTCGCGATCGTCGTGGCGCCGTCGAGCGTCACCGACCGCTTCTATTCGATTTTCGATCTCCAGGATCCGACCAATCGCGATCGCGTGGCGATGCTGAAGTCGGGCGCGGCGATGGTCGAGGACCATCCGCTCACGGGTGTCGGTCCGGACCAGGTCAAGGCCGTCTACCAGGTGTACCGGGTGCCCGAGTCCGTGCAGCCACTCAACGTCCACCTGCACAACGTGCCGATGCAGATCGCCGCCGAGCGCGGCCTGCCCGCGCTTGTCGTGTGGCTCTGGTTCGTGATCACCGTGGCGCGCGATCTCTATCGACGCGTCCAGCACCGCACGGGGGCGACGCGGGCGCTCGCCGCCGGCGCGCTGGCAAGCCTTGTCGCGATGCTCGGCGCGGGTTTCTTCGAGTACAACTTCGGCGACTCCGAGTTCCTCATGCTCCTGCTGGTGATCCTCACCCTGCCTTTCGCGGCGGAGCGGCCGGAGTCGGTCCACGGCCACCCGTGA
- a CDS encoding bifunctional hydroxymethylpyrimidine kinase/phosphomethylpyrimidine kinase → MSGHLILPAARARAILDAFAGRDVLVVGDVMLDHFLFGRVHRLSPEAPVPIVEYDHDDHRPGGAANVAMNLAALGATVSLVGVVGDDESGAQLRDRLASGRVDATGLITDAARPTTRKLRIVTQRQQQVARVDFEADIDVAGSVAQQLARAIAERSARAHAILVSDYLKGTITAEIMAAVTTSAGAQNVPVLVDPKIPHLDLYRGVTLVTPNQLEAETATHARVRTDDEAREAARRLRDRLQCASVVITRGEQGMWVLDGTSTPPVEANFASTAIEVADVTGAGDTVIGTLALATAAQASLVEAAQIATVAAGIAVSHFGAVAVTQAELRDAFA, encoded by the coding sequence GTGAGCGGACATCTCATCCTCCCGGCCGCACGGGCACGCGCGATTCTCGACGCCTTCGCGGGACGTGACGTGCTGGTGGTGGGCGACGTGATGCTCGACCACTTCCTCTTCGGGCGCGTCCATCGCCTCTCTCCCGAAGCCCCCGTGCCCATCGTCGAATACGACCACGACGACCATCGTCCCGGCGGCGCGGCCAACGTCGCGATGAACCTCGCCGCGCTCGGTGCCACTGTCTCGTTGGTCGGCGTCGTGGGCGACGATGAGTCCGGCGCGCAGTTGCGCGATCGGCTGGCATCGGGCCGCGTCGACGCGACGGGCCTGATCACTGACGCGGCCCGCCCGACGACGAGGAAACTGCGCATCGTGACACAGCGCCAGCAACAGGTAGCGCGAGTGGATTTCGAGGCAGACATCGACGTCGCCGGCAGCGTCGCGCAGCAGCTGGCGCGCGCAATCGCCGAACGCTCGGCACGCGCCCATGCGATCCTCGTGTCCGACTACCTCAAGGGCACCATCACGGCGGAGATCATGGCGGCGGTGACGACGAGCGCTGGTGCGCAGAACGTGCCCGTGCTCGTGGACCCCAAGATCCCGCACCTCGATCTGTATCGTGGCGTCACGCTCGTGACCCCCAACCAGCTCGAAGCCGAGACGGCCACGCACGCGCGCGTGCGCACCGACGATGAGGCGCGAGAGGCCGCGCGTCGGCTGCGGGATCGCCTGCAGTGCGCGTCCGTCGTGATCACGCGTGGCGAGCAGGGGATGTGGGTACTCGACGGCACGTCGACGCCGCCTGTCGAGGCCAACTTCGCCTCCACCGCCATCGAAGTCGCCGACGTCACGGGGGCCGGCGATACGGTGATCGGCACGCTCGCGCTCGCCACAGCCGCGCAGGCGTCACTCGTCGAGGCCGCACAGATCGCGACAGTGGCCGCCGGGATCGCCGTCAGCCACTTCGGCGCGGTCGCCGTCACGCAGGCAGAACTGCGCGACGCGTTCGCGTAG
- a CDS encoding DUF3592 domain-containing protein, translated as MPVALLAGVVGLVTLAGGLAACVAAVRRRRCERRAALTHTGVTGRVVERYVPPGSSTYANGPRYTIEFAGPEGNPLRFTTDSVGWQPKHVGDTVDVLYDPRHPEQAIVRGGERIAAILFAIAGVVFTLVGLLFALAAIHAHGHQAPGTVLRDVGAVPVSSAVATSLSLESPSLNRLA; from the coding sequence ATGCCTGTGGCGCTTCTGGCTGGCGTCGTCGGATTGGTCACGCTTGCGGGAGGGCTTGCCGCGTGCGTCGCTGCGGTGCGACGCCGGCGTTGCGAAAGACGGGCGGCACTCACGCACACCGGCGTCACAGGGCGTGTCGTGGAGCGCTACGTTCCTCCGGGGAGTTCGACCTACGCCAACGGCCCGCGCTACACCATCGAGTTCGCCGGCCCCGAAGGCAACCCGCTTCGATTCACCACCGACTCGGTGGGTTGGCAACCGAAGCATGTCGGCGACACCGTCGATGTCCTGTACGACCCGCGTCACCCTGAACAGGCCATCGTCCGTGGTGGTGAGCGGATCGCGGCGATTCTCTTCGCGATCGCGGGAGTCGTCTTCACGCTGGTCGGTCTTCTGTTTGCGCTGGCGGCGATCCACGCACACGGCCATCAGGCCCCGGGCACGGTCCTCCGAGACGTGGGAGCCGTGCCCGTCTCCTCCGCAGTCGCGACTTCGCTCTCGCTGGAGTCGCCGTCGCTCAATCGATTGGCGTGA
- a CDS encoding PEP-CTERM sorting domain-containing protein — MIKQTFRAIAIVAGLCVAAPASADVLGVGSIVEFDKPGDNTTLHGGGPFDLRVVSGVGAGDTWKTFCLEVSEYINYSDQYEVKAITDRTTSRNVAISDATKAIYHWYRDGASGWSGADVQYAIWFLESQANGVNNAVAQWGVNNAATYGFGGGDQVYVVQLIRADNKLAAQDQLMIQRAVPEPGSMLLVGLGLLASGAAVRRRQRVQ, encoded by the coding sequence ATGATCAAGCAGACTTTTCGTGCAATCGCAATCGTGGCGGGTCTTTGTGTGGCGGCACCGGCGTCGGCCGACGTGCTGGGCGTGGGCAGTATCGTCGAGTTCGACAAGCCAGGCGACAACACCACCCTGCATGGCGGGGGGCCCTTCGACCTCCGGGTCGTGAGCGGAGTGGGTGCCGGCGACACCTGGAAGACGTTCTGTCTCGAAGTGAGCGAGTACATCAATTATTCGGACCAGTACGAAGTCAAGGCCATCACCGACAGGACGACGTCGAGAAACGTGGCCATCTCGGACGCGACAAAGGCCATCTACCACTGGTACCGCGACGGCGCCAGCGGGTGGTCCGGGGCCGACGTGCAGTATGCGATCTGGTTCCTCGAGAGCCAGGCCAATGGCGTCAACAACGCTGTCGCGCAGTGGGGCGTGAACAATGCCGCGACGTACGGCTTTGGTGGCGGCGATCAGGTCTACGTGGTGCAGTTGATCAGGGCCGACAACAAGCTGGCCGCGCAGGATCAGTTGATGATCCAGAGGGCCGTGCCTGAACCTGGCTCGATGCTGCTCGTCGGCCTCGGCCTCCTCGCATCGGGCGCCGCCGTCCGCCGCCGCCAGCGCGTGCAGTAG
- the purH gene encoding bifunctional phosphoribosylaminoimidazolecarboxamide formyltransferase/IMP cyclohydrolase, whose product MSSHALISVSDKTGLTSFARGLADLGYHLLSTGGTARALDAEGLAVTQVSDITGFPEMLDGRVKTLHPRVHGGILARRDKADHLASLAEHGIPLIDIVVVNLYPFAKAAADASTTVPGLVEQIDIGGPGMVRAAAKNFRDVLVVVDPADYPRVLEALAAGTVPQALRFELARKAFAHTGAYDQMIASELSCVNMDEDGGVRVPVASRGTFPEDVTRRHTRIRTLRYGENPHQPAAWYADGAAGFGGVTIHQGKELSFTNLLDLDAAARIVLEFIEPAASVIKHTNPCGVATGRDAADAYVRARDADPLSAFGGIIGLNRTLDAATAEAIVSTFIEAVVAPGVDADALAILAKKANLRVVTADFAALAAVDTLEWRSILGATLVQQRDRVTEARDPWGPDTDLKVVTRRQPTAQEWQALRFAWRVCAHVKSNTILFASADRTLGVGAGQMSRVDAVKVAMMKAGEGNLTGSVVASDAFFPFRDGLDAVAAAGATASVQPGGSVRDQEVIAAADEHGLAMVFTGRRHFRH is encoded by the coding sequence ATGTCATCCCATGCTCTGATCAGTGTGTCCGACAAGACGGGCCTCACGTCATTCGCGCGCGGCCTCGCGGACCTCGGCTATCACCTGCTCTCCACCGGGGGCACCGCCAGGGCGCTCGACGCGGAAGGCCTTGCCGTGACGCAGGTCTCCGACATCACCGGATTCCCGGAGATGCTCGACGGCCGCGTCAAGACGCTGCACCCGCGCGTGCACGGCGGCATCCTCGCGCGCCGCGACAAGGCGGATCACCTCGCGTCGCTCGCCGAGCACGGCATCCCCCTCATCGACATCGTCGTGGTCAACCTGTACCCGTTCGCGAAAGCGGCGGCTGACGCGTCGACGACGGTACCGGGGCTGGTGGAGCAGATCGACATCGGCGGACCTGGGATGGTGCGCGCGGCGGCCAAGAACTTCCGCGACGTGCTCGTGGTGGTGGACCCGGCCGACTACCCGCGCGTGCTGGAGGCGCTGGCGGCCGGTACCGTGCCACAGGCGCTGCGCTTCGAACTCGCGCGCAAGGCCTTCGCGCACACGGGCGCGTACGACCAGATGATCGCGTCAGAGCTATCTTGCGTGAACATGGATGAGGACGGCGGGGTGCGCGTGCCCGTCGCGTCGCGCGGGACGTTCCCGGAGGACGTGACCCGCCGGCACACGCGCATCCGCACGCTGCGGTACGGCGAGAACCCGCACCAGCCCGCGGCGTGGTATGCCGACGGCGCGGCGGGATTCGGCGGCGTCACGATCCATCAGGGCAAGGAACTGAGCTTCACGAATCTGCTCGATCTCGACGCCGCCGCACGCATCGTGCTCGAGTTCATCGAGCCTGCCGCGAGCGTCATCAAGCACACCAATCCGTGCGGCGTGGCCACGGGCCGCGATGCGGCGGACGCTTACGTCCGCGCGCGCGACGCCGACCCCCTCTCGGCGTTCGGCGGCATCATCGGCCTCAATCGCACGCTCGACGCCGCGACGGCAGAGGCCATCGTCTCGACATTCATCGAGGCGGTAGTGGCGCCGGGCGTCGACGCCGACGCGCTGGCCATCCTGGCCAAGAAGGCGAACCTGCGCGTCGTGACCGCCGACTTCGCTGCGTTGGCTGCGGTCGACACCCTCGAATGGCGCTCGATCCTGGGGGCCACCCTGGTGCAGCAGCGAGACCGCGTGACGGAAGCGCGCGACCCGTGGGGTCCCGACACCGACCTGAAGGTGGTGACGCGGCGCCAGCCGACGGCGCAGGAGTGGCAGGCGCTGCGCTTCGCGTGGCGCGTGTGCGCGCACGTGAAGTCGAACACCATCCTCTTTGCTTCCGCCGACAGGACGCTCGGTGTCGGTGCGGGGCAGATGAGCCGCGTGGATGCTGTCAAGGTCGCGATGATGAAGGCGGGCGAGGGTAACCTCACAGGCTCCGTCGTCGCATCAGACGCCTTCTTCCCGTTCAGGGATGGCCTTGACGCCGTGGCGGCCGCCGGCGCGACGGCCAGCGTGCAGCCGGGCGGGTCGGTCCGCGACCAGGAAGTGATCGCCGCCGCCGACGAGCACGGCCTGGCCATGGTCTTCACGGGACGCAGACATTTCAGGCACTGA
- a CDS encoding cold-shock protein, producing the protein MERITGKVKWFNNAKGYGFIERESGNDVFVHFSAIQGAGFRTLDEGQPVEFEIVDGPKGPQAGNVTKAD; encoded by the coding sequence ATGGAACGCATCACGGGCAAGGTCAAGTGGTTCAACAACGCCAAGGGGTACGGGTTCATCGAGCGCGAATCGGGCAATGACGTCTTCGTGCACTTCTCGGCCATCCAGGGCGCCGGGTTCCGGACGCTGGACGAGGGGCAACCTGTGGAGTTCGAGATCGTCGACGGTCCGAAAGGCCCACAGGCCGGCAACGTCACCAAAGCCGACTGA
- a CDS encoding L-seryl-tRNA(Sec) selenium transferase has product MSRARVIPAVDHLLGLPAVQRLATEYGDRRVRQAIDAEIARLRTSLLDDTAPGVATRDQATALLLERLDAALVASREPSLRTAINATGVILHTNLGRAPLADEALAAMRLVGMGYSTLEFDVATGQRGSRHAHLDAVLREATGADAGLITNNTAAGLTVTLAALAAGREVIISRGELVEIGGGFRVPEVLRGSGALLREVGTTNRTRTADYAAAISHRTAAILRVHPSNFRVDGFTERPEVRELAALAQRFTIPLIEDVGSGWLGFDLFAADAFPAGARSVLASEPAVRASIAAGVDLVAFSGDKLLGGPQAGIIAGRSALVDRIGRHPLMRAVRADKLTYAALDATLRAFTSGHAARAVPVMRMLAASPGTLAARATALAARLTDGGVRCEVGPGVSTIGGGSTPGATLATTLVRLSSSSPGRLLARLREQPTPVIARIQDDYVCVDLRTVAESEESLLVAALVNARD; this is encoded by the coding sequence GTGTCGCGAGCGCGCGTGATCCCCGCGGTTGACCATCTGCTCGGCCTGCCGGCCGTGCAGCGCCTCGCCACCGAGTACGGCGACCGGCGCGTGCGCCAGGCAATCGACGCGGAAATCGCCCGCCTGCGGACGTCGCTGCTCGACGACACGGCCCCAGGCGTTGCCACGCGTGACCAGGCCACGGCCCTTCTGCTCGAACGTCTCGATGCGGCGCTCGTTGCGTCACGCGAGCCGTCGCTCAGGACCGCGATCAACGCCACGGGCGTGATCCTGCACACGAACCTCGGACGCGCCCCGCTCGCCGACGAGGCGCTTGCCGCGATGCGTCTCGTCGGCATGGGCTACAGCACGCTCGAGTTCGACGTCGCGACGGGACAGCGCGGTTCTCGGCACGCGCACCTCGACGCGGTGCTGCGCGAGGCGACTGGTGCGGACGCCGGGCTCATCACCAACAACACGGCAGCAGGCCTCACGGTGACGCTCGCGGCACTGGCCGCTGGACGCGAGGTGATCATCAGCCGGGGCGAACTCGTGGAGATCGGCGGAGGCTTCCGTGTCCCGGAGGTCCTCCGCGGGTCGGGCGCGCTGCTGCGCGAAGTCGGCACGACCAACCGGACGCGTACCGCCGACTACGCGGCCGCCATCTCTCATCGCACGGCCGCCATCCTGCGCGTGCATCCGTCCAACTTCCGCGTAGACGGGTTCACGGAACGCCCGGAGGTCCGCGAACTCGCCGCGCTCGCGCAACGCTTCACGATTCCCCTGATCGAAGACGTGGGTTCGGGCTGGCTCGGGTTCGATCTGTTCGCGGCCGACGCGTTCCCCGCCGGCGCCAGGAGCGTGCTCGCGAGTGAACCCGCCGTCCGCGCCAGCATCGCAGCCGGCGTCGATCTGGTGGCGTTCAGTGGCGACAAGCTGCTCGGCGGACCGCAGGCCGGGATCATCGCCGGACGCTCGGCGCTCGTGGATCGGATCGGTCGTCACCCGCTGATGCGGGCCGTGCGTGCCGACAAGCTGACGTACGCCGCGCTCGACGCGACGCTTCGCGCGTTCACGAGCGGTCACGCCGCGCGGGCGGTGCCCGTGATGCGCATGCTGGCCGCGAGTCCCGGCACGCTGGCCGCGCGCGCGACGGCGCTGGCCGCGCGGCTCACCGATGGCGGGGTGCGATGTGAGGTGGGTCCGGGCGTGTCGACGATCGGCGGCGGGTCGACGCCAGGCGCAACGCTTGCGACCACGTTGGTCCGCCTGTCGTCGTCGTCGCCAGGCAGGCTCCTCGCCCGCCTGCGCGAACAGCCCACACCTGTCATCGCGCGCATCCAGGACGACTACGTGTGCGTGGACCTGCGAACGGTGGCCGAGTCCGAGGAGTCGCTCCTGGTCGCGGCGCTGGTGAACGCGAGGGACTGA